One Mycobacterium kubicae genomic window carries:
- a CDS encoding dienelactone hydrolase family protein gives MHFISEQRLDDGSREREFTLGEIPGILWTPTSSPAPLILLGHPGGLRTMYPRLADRARRSVADGFAAATIELPGSGERRRSSDAEQARADLHRALAAGEPVDEIVERLVIPLVERAVPEWQSALDALQSLPEISGPTGYSGGLIAIGVRLAVVEPRIAAAGLFAGSFVPRSMFDEARQVAIPLHVLLQWDDEGNDRQLALDLFDAFGSQEKTLHANMGGHTGVPEFAGDDAARFFTRHLKCPPSSMTNER, from the coding sequence ATGCACTTCATCTCCGAACAGCGCCTCGATGACGGCAGCCGCGAACGCGAATTCACCCTCGGCGAGATCCCCGGCATCCTATGGACGCCCACTTCCTCACCGGCGCCGCTGATCCTGCTCGGCCACCCCGGCGGACTGCGCACGATGTACCCGCGGCTCGCGGACCGAGCCCGGCGTTCCGTGGCGGACGGCTTCGCCGCGGCCACCATCGAGCTTCCCGGGAGCGGTGAGCGCCGCCGGTCATCCGACGCCGAGCAGGCCCGCGCCGATCTGCACCGGGCACTGGCGGCCGGGGAGCCGGTCGACGAGATCGTCGAGCGGCTTGTCATCCCCCTGGTCGAGAGGGCGGTCCCGGAATGGCAGTCCGCCCTCGACGCGCTCCAGTCCCTGCCCGAGATCAGCGGCCCGACGGGGTATTCGGGCGGGCTGATCGCCATCGGGGTCCGGTTGGCGGTGGTCGAACCGCGCATCGCGGCCGCCGGTCTGTTTGCCGGCAGTTTCGTGCCCCGCTCTATGTTCGACGAGGCCCGTCAAGTCGCGATCCCGCTGCACGTCCTGTTGCAATGGGACGACGAAGGAAACGACCGGCAGCTGGCGCTGGATCTGTTCGACGCCTTCGGCTCACAGGAGAAGACGTTGCACGCAAACATGGGCGGGCACACCGGCGTTCCCGAGTTCGCCGGGGACGACGCAGCCCGATTCTTCACCCGGCACCTGAAGTGCCCGCCTTCGTCAATGACAAACGAGCGTTAA
- a CDS encoding amidase domain-containing protein, with the protein MWSSRTRHTLLTFRLFDSHRGGVVVTFAQLRDAHPALWQTAADDLLAVAKQSERTAGNIHANGAKPLEEHWPDHTGTLARNVLVQVAGRMVNTGVLARGATTPLDTLQDAVEIAQRELNAAVSEATAKGFSVGDDGRVSLPTASVDPVGDLMTALRYQQRIADAVEAATQADQLCADALSAVSLNPDDITSEQAQNAQGVAVRKAVEEMRDQLPDGLTPEEVGKWWAALTPQQQLQLRLAAPVELYDLPGIPAEVKAQLTNGGNGYNPIEAVRWAYANAPNEGLNRFPNNCALFVSESLRAGGLSEVEGRWSKEDWANPIPNIPSVHIPFSDRNFDADQYRYTKSWYNADEQRSFLVNSGGSAVPLSQTRPGDVIYFNWTDSAAHSGEVSHHAAIVSSVLPNGEVLYTQHTPGAVNYSLEDRLPIRLQDQDPQSVVVIRPPGVQ; encoded by the coding sequence GTGTGGTCGAGCCGCACCCGGCATACCCTGTTAACGTTCCGCCTATTCGATAGTCATAGGGGAGGGGTTGTGGTCACCTTCGCGCAGTTGCGCGACGCGCACCCCGCCCTGTGGCAAACCGCCGCAGATGACCTATTGGCGGTAGCCAAGCAATCCGAGCGGACGGCCGGCAATATCCACGCCAATGGTGCCAAACCGCTTGAAGAGCACTGGCCCGATCACACCGGCACTCTGGCGCGCAATGTGCTGGTTCAGGTTGCTGGGCGAATGGTCAATACCGGCGTACTGGCGCGCGGTGCCACCACTCCGTTGGACACATTGCAGGACGCGGTGGAGATTGCTCAGCGGGAATTGAACGCTGCGGTATCCGAGGCGACAGCTAAGGGCTTCTCAGTCGGTGACGACGGAAGGGTGAGCCTGCCGACGGCGAGCGTTGACCCCGTCGGCGATCTAATGACCGCGTTGAGATATCAGCAACGGATCGCTGACGCGGTTGAGGCCGCCACTCAGGCCGACCAGCTCTGTGCCGATGCCTTGAGCGCGGTGAGCCTTAACCCCGACGACATCACCAGCGAGCAAGCGCAGAACGCGCAGGGCGTGGCAGTGCGCAAGGCGGTTGAAGAGATGCGCGATCAGCTCCCAGATGGCCTAACACCCGAAGAAGTCGGGAAGTGGTGGGCGGCGTTGACTCCGCAACAACAGCTACAACTTCGTCTTGCTGCTCCCGTGGAGTTGTACGACCTACCCGGCATACCCGCCGAAGTCAAAGCGCAGCTGACCAACGGCGGCAACGGCTACAACCCTATCGAGGCCGTCAGGTGGGCGTACGCGAACGCCCCCAACGAGGGCCTCAACCGATTCCCCAACAACTGCGCGCTATTCGTGTCCGAATCGCTGCGGGCAGGTGGTCTCTCAGAGGTGGAAGGGCGTTGGAGCAAAGAGGATTGGGCAAACCCGATACCCAACATACCTAGTGTCCATATTCCCTTTTCCGACAGAAATTTCGACGCCGACCAGTACCGATATACGAAGTCCTGGTACAACGCCGACGAACAACGGAGTTTTCTTGTCAATAGCGGAGGATCCGCAGTTCCTCTGTCGCAGACCCGTCCCGGCGATGTCATCTATTTCAACTGGACCGACTCGGCCGCACATAGCGGTGAAGTCAGCCACCACGCAGCGATCGTGTCGAGCGTCCTTCCCAACGGGGAAGTGCTCTACACCCAGCACACGCCGGGCGCGGTCAACTACAGCCTTGAGGACCGGTTGCCGATCAGGCTCCAAGATCAAGATCCACAGAGCGTGGTCGTCATTCGCCCGCCAGGAGTGCAGTGA
- a CDS encoding DUF1906 domain-containing protein has translation MYTASAIATVPATAAAPPKLIDFAMHQIPAEHIRAAGYSGVINYVSLSRPGSSFGAKPITRPYAEQLKAAGLMIVSNYQYGKPGGTAPSDFKRGFDGGVADARTAWKLHTAAGGGQSAPIFFTIDEDINHDTWNNVALKWFRGINSVLGVQRTGVYGGIDVCQWAAADGVIGNSRTPGRRWAWQTKAWSGSRIDPAAVLYQRVVSTASNPGPVVGGQEVDVNDVLAEDCGQWSLHP, from the coding sequence TTGTATACGGCATCGGCAATTGCCACCGTCCCTGCCACGGCTGCCGCACCGCCCAAATTGATCGATTTCGCCATGCACCAAATTCCGGCCGAACACATCCGCGCGGCTGGCTACTCCGGGGTCATCAATTACGTCTCGCTATCGCGTCCCGGCTCGTCCTTCGGCGCCAAGCCGATCACCCGGCCCTACGCCGAGCAGCTGAAAGCAGCGGGGCTGATGATTGTCAGCAACTACCAATACGGCAAACCCGGCGGGACAGCACCCTCGGACTTCAAGCGCGGGTTTGACGGCGGCGTCGCCGATGCGCGCACCGCCTGGAAGCTGCATACCGCGGCGGGTGGTGGACAGAGTGCACCGATCTTCTTCACCATTGACGAGGACATAAACCACGACACCTGGAACAACGTGGCGCTCAAGTGGTTTCGCGGAATCAACTCGGTGCTGGGCGTGCAGCGCACCGGCGTCTACGGCGGTATCGACGTATGCCAATGGGCCGCGGCTGACGGCGTCATCGGCAATTCGCGCACGCCCGGCCGCCGGTGGGCCTGGCAGACCAAAGCTTGGTCCGGCAGCCGAATCGATCCGGCCGCGGTTCTCTACCAACGCGTGGTCAGTACGGCGTCGAATCCAGGCCCAGTAGTTGGAGGACAAGAAGTCGACGTCAACGATGTCCTTGCCGAGGATTGCGGTCAGTGGAGCCTGCACCCCTGA